The sequence GACGACGACGCCGATCCCACGACGACATGCGTCGCGTGGACCGACTGCGTGCCAGGGGAGCTCGTCGGCACGGAGGGGAGCAGCACCACGGACCGCAGCTGCCTCAAGTGTACGAACGGCGAGCACACGGCCACGATGAATGCAACCAGCTGCTCCCCGGGTGCCTGGGTGATGAGCTACTTCGGGCCGAATCAGGACGTGGCGAGCGATTCGCTGCATCTCGCCTACAGCACCGACGGGCTTCACTGGTCGGCCCTCGCCAATGGACAACCGACGTACCAGCTCACCGGGATGGGCACGAATCACATCCGAGATCCGTTCCTGTTCCGCAAGAACGATGGAACGTATGTCTATATCGCCACGGACTGGACGCTCTCGGAAAACGACTCGAACTACTGGAACCATCCGAGCTCCAAGATCTTCGTGGCCGACTCGACCGATCTCATCACCTTCACGAATCCCCGGTTGATCACGCTCACGAACCTCTCGGGCCCCAGCGCCACCCCGATGCACGCCTGGGCCCCGGAGGCTTACTACGATCCCGATCGCAAGCTCTATGCGATCATCTGGTCGGGGAACGACACCACGGGCGCGAACCGCATCTACGTCAGCTACACCGAGGACTTCGTCACCATCGTCAACCCGACGCCCGACGTGCTCTTCGACCCGGGCTACAGCGTCATCGACGCGACGATCACGCAATGGAATGACCGCAACTACCTCTTCTTCAAGGACGAGACGGACAGCAGCGGGAGCGCGCTCACCGGATCGGGCAAGGACATCCAGATCGCGCGCTCCTCGACGCTCGCGCTCGATCCGGCGACGTTCACGCGATGGAGTCCGGACTACATCACGCGCGGGTCGACCCAGAGCAGGAGACGAGCGACCGAGGGACCGTTCGTCATCAAGGATCCGCGGGAGAGTCGATGGTACCTCTTCGCCGACTACTACCTGAACGGCGGTGTGTTCGGGTGCTGGAGCACGACGGATCTCGACACGGATCCGGGCTCTTGGACGGAGCTCCCGAGCGCGCAGTACCGCTTTCCGTCCGGCGTGCGCCACGCGAACGCGGTCCGGGTCACGCAGGCGGAGCTCGACGCGATCATCGCCCACTACTGAACATCCTAGCGGACCCACTGATGGGTAGAGGTTCCCTCATCATGCGCGCACCGAGTTCTTCCCATCCAGAGCGCACTTCCCTCTCTGCGCCACGCGTTGCGCTCACGGCGGCAGCTGGCGCCTTCGCCGCGCTGCTCGTGGCGGTCGGGTGCTCGGATGGGCCCTCGACCGATGCGCCGGACGCGTCGACCAATTCATTGCGGATCATGCCGGCGGTCACGGCGCTCAGCACCTCGGAGTCCGGCGGGCGGGTGACCGTGAGCGTGGCGCTCGACCGCGCGCCGAGCGGGCCTGTCATGGTGCCGGTCTCGAGCTCGGATGCGACCGAAGGCTCCGTCTCACCGGCGACCATCTCCTTCACGGTGGAGGATTGGAGCGTCCCTCGAGAGATCACGGTCACGGGCGTGGACGACGCGGACAGCGACGGGGATCAGATCTTCCGCGTCCGCTTCGGGCCTTCGGTCTCTGCAGACCCAGCCTGCGACGGCCTCGTCGCGGAGTCCGCTGACATCACGAACACGGACGACGACGGTCCAGGGACGGCAGCGATCGTCGTCAGCGACCCGTCGGGGACCCTCGCCGAGCGCGGCGCTCCCGTGACGTTCACCGTGCTCCTCGCGTCGCAGCCGAGCGCGCCCGTGACGATCGCCCTCAGCGTCAGCGACGCGACCGAGGCGACGCTGAGCCATGCGGACCTGACGTTCACGGAGGCGAACTGGAACACGGCGCAGACCGTTACCTTGAGCAGCGTCGATGACTGGCAGGCCGACGGAGCTCAGCCCGTACGTGTCGTCTTCGGCTCACCGGCCAGCGAGGACCCCGAGTATGCGGCCCTCGCCGCCCCCGCTGTTCTCGAGCTATCCAATCTCGACGACGACGTCGGAGGGGGGTACCAGATTCGCACGACGCACAAGGAGGACGCGCCGCTCTACGTCGCGCACTCCTATTATCACGCGATGATCACCAACCTCGACGATAGGGCAAACAACCAGCTTCCTGCCGACTTCCAGTGGAGAGTGGTGCCCGGCCTGGCGAACCCGGATGATCCGACGCTGGTGTCGTTCGAGCCTGTGGGTTTCGGCGGTCGCTACCTGCACGTCGACAGGATGAATTCGACCCGGTACCCGCTGCAGAGCGAGACGGCCAACCGGGCTAGCGGGCTCTGGCAGACTCCACCCGAAGAGAGGAGTCACCTTCTGTGGATCGACGTGTTCACGGATACCACCACGTTCCGGAGCGACGCCACGTTCCGGATCGTGCCCGCGCTGAACGGGGATCCGACGATGGTCTCGCTGCAGTGGTACTCAGATCCGACACGTTATCTCCGGCGCCTGAACTACCAGATCTATGCGCACGTGCTCGACGGCACGGCGGTCAAGAACTCGGAGGCGTCGTTCGCGCTCGAGCCGCTCGGCTATTTGATCTCGCAGCGCGCCGATCCCCACATCAAGCGGCACACGGACGGGTACTACTACTTCACCGCGAGCGTGCCGACGTACGATCGCATCGAGATCGGGCGCGCGACCACGATACGAGGCCTGGCCAGCGCGACCCCGAAGGTCGTCTGGACGAAGCACGCGACCGGCCCGATGGCGGCGCACATCTGGGCGCCCGAGCTACATTTCATCGACGGCAAGTGGTACATCTATTTCGCCGCCGGAAGCTCGACCAACATCTGGGCCATTCGCATGTATGTGCTCGAGAACTCATCGGCCAACCCGATGGATGGCACGTGGATCGAGCGAGGGCAGATCGTGACGGACTCGGACACGTTCGCGCTCGACGCGACGACGTTCGAGCACGACGGCAAGCGCTATCTCGTGTGGGCGCAGGAGGACCCCAGCGTCGAGGGCGACAACAGCAGCTTGTTCATCGCGGCCATGATGAACCCGTGGACGCTGGCCAGGCCCAACGTGCGGATCGCCAGACCCGAGCACGCCTGGGAGACGGCGGGGTTCGCGGTCAACGAAGGTGCTGCCGTGCTCGAGCGGAATGGGCGGATCTTCATCAGCTACTCAGCGAGCGCGACGGACGATCGCTACTGCCTCGGCCTGCTCACGGCGAGCGCGACGGACGACCTGCTGAGCGCCAGCTCATGGACGAAGAACGAGAATCCAGTGTTCGTCAGCGCAAACGGGCTGTATGGCCCGGGCCACAACTCGTTCACGACCTCGGCGGATGGATCGATCGACGTGCTCGTGTACCACGCGCGGAACTACGAGAAGATCACGGGGGACCCGCTCTACGACCCGAACCGTCACACGCGCGTCCAGCGGCTCGAGTGGAATGCAGACGGAACGCCGAACTTCGGCGTACCGCTCCTGAACGGCGCGAATACGATTGGCGACTGACTGTTTCGCGGAGGAATCGAGCGCGAGCAGCGAGGTGGGGGGCTCGGCACGAGGCTCTCCCAAAATCCCGGAGAATCCGACGGATTGTGACGGTTCGTCCCCGCGGAACAGTGCCGCCAGACGCACCGGTCGATGACGAGCGATCGCCGGAAGCAGCGGGCTCTGCGATGAATCGGCGGGAGAGGGGGACCCGCCTGGGAGTGATGAAAGGTCGGGCGGACGACAACGGCAAATGAGGACCGCTTCCCGGACGCGCCGCCCCTTGTCATGGCCCTGGGGGGGACCGTCGTGTTACCATGCCCATGGAATGAGCGTG comes from Sorangium aterium and encodes:
- a CDS encoding family 43 glycosylhydrolase — protein: MRAPSSSHPERTSLSAPRVALTAAAGAFAALLVAVGCSDGPSTDAPDASTNSLRIMPAVTALSTSESGGRVTVSVALDRAPSGPVMVPVSSSDATEGSVSPATISFTVEDWSVPREITVTGVDDADSDGDQIFRVRFGPSVSADPACDGLVAESADITNTDDDGPGTAAIVVSDPSGTLAERGAPVTFTVLLASQPSAPVTIALSVSDATEATLSHADLTFTEANWNTAQTVTLSSVDDWQADGAQPVRVVFGSPASEDPEYAALAAPAVLELSNLDDDVGGGYQIRTTHKEDAPLYVAHSYYHAMITNLDDRANNQLPADFQWRVVPGLANPDDPTLVSFEPVGFGGRYLHVDRMNSTRYPLQSETANRASGLWQTPPEERSHLLWIDVFTDTTTFRSDATFRIVPALNGDPTMVSLQWYSDPTRYLRRLNYQIYAHVLDGTAVKNSEASFALEPLGYLISQRADPHIKRHTDGYYYFTASVPTYDRIEIGRATTIRGLASATPKVVWTKHATGPMAAHIWAPELHFIDGKWYIYFAAGSSTNIWAIRMYVLENSSANPMDGTWIERGQIVTDSDTFALDATTFEHDGKRYLVWAQEDPSVEGDNSSLFIAAMMNPWTLARPNVRIARPEHAWETAGFAVNEGAAVLERNGRIFISYSASATDDRYCLGLLTASATDDLLSASSWTKNENPVFVSANGLYGPGHNSFTTSADGSIDVLVYHARNYEKITGDPLYDPNRHTRVQRLEWNADGTPNFGVPLLNGANTIGD